Proteins encoded within one genomic window of Canis lupus dingo isolate Sandy chromosome 28, ASM325472v2, whole genome shotgun sequence:
- the SEC31B gene encoding protein transport protein Sec31B isoform X5, giving the protein MKLKELERPAVQAWSPASQYPVYLATGTSAQQLDASFSTSGTLEIFEVDFRDPSLDLKHKGVLSASNRFYKLIWGSFGSGLLEGSGVIAGGGDNGMLTLYNVTHILSSGKEPVIAQRQKHTGAVRALDFNPFQGNLLASGASDSEIFIWDLNNLNVPMTPGCKLQQPPEDIKTVAWNPQVQHILSSAHPSGKAVVWDLRKNEPIIKVSDHSNRMHSSGLAWHPDIATQLVLCSEDDRFPVIQLWDLRFASLPLKVLESHSRGILSVSWSQADAELLLSSAKDNQILCWNLGSSEVVYKLPTQSSWCFDVQWCPRDPPVFSAASFDGWISLYSVMDRSWEVQQMRHDDKIYSSFSKGQPLPPLQVPEQVSQASLIPLLKKPPKWMRRPAGVSFAFGGKLVTFGLPNTPAHQVPQPCLRLVFISQVTTESEFLRRSAELQEALGSGNLLNYCQNKIEQTSLQSEKMLWRFLKVTLEEDSRMKFLKLLGYSKDELQKKVAVWLKSDLGLGESPQSKRDDLHSNRRQAFCSQTSKHITEEASASSTFFDELIPQNMAPWEIPITEDTDGLLSQALLLGELRSAVELCLKEERFADAIILAQAGGADLLKQTQECYWAKRKTRISSLLACVVQKNWKDMVCACSLENWKEALALLLTYCGPEKFPELCDMLGTRMEQEGGRVLTSEARLCYVCSGSVEQLVECWAKCHQASSPLALQDLMEKVMVLNRSLELLRGPDGVISGPATIYRVSQYANLLAAQGNLTTAMSYLPSDCTQPSVQQLRDRIFHAQGSGVLGQQCPTFPFPRVVVGATPHSKETSSYRLGFQPSHQVPISAPRSRIFTPQSSLVTPLTPSHPSPYQISQTQNISDYRAPGPQEAPPLPLCPGVRPALFEPPLLRQKAQVPNPMGFPGTWPLPGLPPPMATPDIRQPGSTSIAETTQLFPLLPVRLPGVSPTSFQYLAPPVNFPMTHPPGGPGTTCSSVLPTTGPSSAQQGPQDSLKNALMPRANLQRKEQLQQWPPEKVGRKELLPEHQSLKTSFEKLLQCCSLSATDLKTKRKLDNAAQRLECLYDKLCQGTLSPHVLAGLHEVARCVDAGNFEQGLAVHAQVVGCSSFSEVSSFMLVLKSVLTIAHKLHV; this is encoded by the exons ATGAAGCTAAAGGAACTAGAACGGCCAGCTGTCCAAGCGTGGAGCCCAGCCAGCCAGTACCCTGTGTATCTGGCCACAG GAACATCTGCCCAGCAGCTAGATGCCTCCTTTAGCACAAGTGGCACATTGGAAATCTTTGAGGTTGATTTCAGGGACCCTTCTTTGGACTTGAAGCACAAGGGAGTCCTTTCTGCCTCAAACAG GTTTTACAAGCTCATCTGGGGGAGCTTTGGCAGTGGGCTTCTGGAAGGGTCCGGGGTCATTGCAGGCGGCGGGGACAATGGCATGCTTACTCTATACAATGTGACCCACATCCTGTCTTCCGGGAAGGAGCCTGTGATTGCCCAGAGACAGAAGCACACAGGGGCTGTCAGAGCCCTTGACTTTAATCCTTTCCAG GGCAATCTCCTGGCCTCAGGGGCCAGTGATTCTGAAATATTCATCTGGGATTTGAATAACCTAAATGTGCCAATGACCCCAGGATGCAAGTTACAG CAGCCTCCAGAAGACATCAAGACAGTCGCTTGGAACCCACAAGTTCAACACATTCTGTCTTCTGCTCACCCCAGCGGCAAGGCAGTTGTGTGGGATCTCAGGAAGAATGAACCCATCATCAAAGTCAGCGATCATAGCAACAGG ATGCACAGTTCAGGGCTGGCTTGGCACCCAGACATAGCCACCCAGTTGGTGCTCTGTTCAGAAGATGATCGTTTCCCAGTGATTCAACTGTGGGATTTGCGCTTTGCCTCCTTGCCCCTGAAGGTGCTAGAGAGCCACAGCAG gGGGATCTTATCTGTGTCGTGGAGCCAGGCTGATGCTGAGCTGCTGCTCAGTAGTGCCAAGGACAACCAGATCTTGTGCTGGAACCTGGGGAGCAGTGAG GTAGTATATAAGCTCCCCACACAGAGCAGCTGGTGCTTTGATGTGCAGTGGTGCCCTCGGGACCCCCCAGTGTTCTCTGCTGCCTCCTTTGACGGCTGGATCAGTTTGTACTCTGTGATGGATAGGAGCTGGGAAGTCCAGCAGATGAGACATGATGACAAG ATTTATTCTTCCTTCAGCAAAGGCCAGCCTCTCCCACCATTGCAGGTACCAGAGCAAGTGTCCCAAGCATCACTGATACCTCTTCTAAAAAAACCCCCCAAATGGATGAGAAGGCCAGCAGGTGTTTCATTTGCT TTTGGGGGGAAGCTGGTTACCTTTGGCCTCCCCAACACCCCTGCCCATCAGGTGCCACAGCCTTGCCTCCGCCTTGTCTTCATCAGTCAAGTTACCACAGAATCTGAATTCCTGAGACGATCAGCTGAGCTGCAGGAGGCCCTGGGATCAGGAAATCTCCTGAATTATTGCCAAAACAAGATAGAGCAAACGTCACTGCAAAGTGAAAAAATGCTCTGGCGATTCTTGAAG GTGACCTTAGAGGAAGACTCCAGAATGAAATTTCTAAAACTATTAGGATACAGTAAAGATGAGCTTCAGAAGAAG GTGGCCGTGTGGTTGAAGAGTGACTTGGGGCTGGGTGAGAGCCCTCAGTCCAAGAGAGATGATCTCCACAGTAACAGACGGCAGGCCTTCTGCAGCCAG ACCTCCAAACATATCACAGAAGAAGCCTCTGCCTCCTCAACCTTCTTTGATGAACTGATCCCTCAGAATATGGCTCCATGGGAAATCCCCATCACAGAAG ACACTGATGGACTCCTGAGCCAGGCTCTCCTGCTTGGAGAACTGCGCTCTGCTGTGGAGCTGTGTCTGAAGGAAGAGCGCTTTGCTGATGCCATCATCCTGGCCCAGGCTGGGGGTGCAGATCTGCTAAAGCAAACACAGGAGTGCTACTGGGCCAAGAGGAAAACCAGAATCTCTTCG CTGCTAGCCTGTGTTGTACAGAAGAATTGGAAGGATATGGTGTGTGCCTGTAGCCTGGAGAACTGGAAAGAGGCACTGGCCTTGCTACTGACCTACTGTGGGCCAGAGAAATTTCCTGAGCTCTGTG ACATGCTGGGTACTCGCATGGAGCAGGAGGGTGGCAGAGTACTAACATCTGAAGCTAGACTCTGTTATGTGTGCTCAGGGAGTGTGGAGCAGCTAGTGGAGTGTTGGGCAAAATGCCACCAGGCTTCATCCCCCCTGGCTCTACAG GATTTGATGGAGAAGGTTATGGTCCTTAATAGGAGCTTGGAGCTACTGCGGGGTCCTGATGGGGTGATCTCAGGCCCTGCCACAATCTATAGGGTCAGTCAGTATGCCAATCTCCTGGCAGCCCAGGGCAACCTGACCACTGCCATGAGCTATCTACCCAGTGACTGTACTCAG CCATCAGTTCAGCAGCTGAGAGATCGGATTTTTCATGCCCAGGGTTCTGGTGTCTTGGGCCAACAGTGTCCTACTTTCCCTTTCCCTCGGGTGGTTGTGGGAGCTACCCCCCACTCTAAAGAAACATCATCTTACAGATTGGGATTCCAGCCTTCTCATCAG GTTCCAATTTCAGCTCCAAGGTCAAGGATTTTCACACCTCAGTCATCACTAGTGACACCCTTGACTCCTTCCCATCCTAGCCCTTATCAAATCTCCCAAACTCAGAATATAAGTGACTACAGGGCACCTGGGCCCCAGGAAGCCCCGCCTTTGCCCTTGTGCCCTGGTGTAAGGCCTG CTTTATTTGAGCCACCTCTGTTAAGGCAAAAAGCCCAAGTTCCTAACCCCATGGGTTTCCCTGGAACATGGCCTCTTCCTGGTCTACCTCCACCCATGGCAACTCCAGACATCAGACAGCCTGGCTCTACTTCTATAGCTGAGACTACCCAActattccctctgcttcctgtGAGACTACCAGGTGTCAGCCCTACAAGCTTCCAGTATCTAGCCCCACCTGTCAATTTCCCCATGACACATCCTCCAGGAGGGCCAGGTACTACATGCTCTAGCGTCCTCCCAACCACTGGCCCCTCGAGTGCTCAACAAG GACCTCAAGATTCCTTGAAAAATGCCCTAATGCCCAGGGCAAACCTCCAGAGGAAAGAG CAACTTCAGCAGTGGCCTCCTgagaaggtgggaaggaaggagctGCTTCCAGAGCATCAGTCCCTGAAGACCAGCTTTGAGAAGCTTCTACAGTGCTGCTCCCTGTCTGCCACTGATTTA AAAACAAAACGGAAGCTGGATAATGCAGCCCAACGTCTAGAATGTCTATATGATAAGCTCTGCCAGGGCACA CTCTCGCCTCATGTCCTGGCTGGGCTCCATGAGGTTGCCCGATGTGTGGACGCAGGAAACTTTGAGCAGGGCCTTGCGGTGCATGCCCAGGTGGTGGGCTGCAGCAGCTTCAGCGAGGTCTCCAGCTTCATGCTTGTCCTGAAGTCTGTCCTCACCATTGCTCATAAGTTGCACGTGTAA
- the SEC31B gene encoding protein transport protein Sec31B isoform X4 yields the protein MKLKELERPAVQAWSPASQYPVYLATGTSAQQLDASFSTSGTLEIFEVDFRDPSLDLKHKGVLSASNRFYKLIWGSFGSGLLEGSGVIAGGGDNGMLTLYNVTHILSSGKEPVIAQRQKHTGAVRALDFNPFQGNLLASGASDSEIFIWDLNNLNVPMTPGCKLQQPPEDIKTVAWNPQVQHILSSAHPSGKAVVWDLRKNEPIIKVSDHSNRMHSSGLAWHPDIATQLVLCSEDDRFPVIQLWDLRFASLPLKVLESHSRGILSVSWSQADAELLLSSAKDNQILCWNLGSSEVVYKLPTQSSWCFDVQWCPRDPPVFSAASFDGWISLYSVMDRSWEVQQMRHDDKIYSSFSKGQPLPPLQVPEQVSQASLIPLLKKPPKWMRRPAGVSFAFGGKLVTFGLPNTPAHQVPQPCLRLVFISQVTTESEFLRRSAELQEALGSGNLLNYCQNKIEQTSLQSEKMLWRFLKVTLEEDSRMKFLKLLGYSKDELQKKVAVWLKSDLGLGESPQSKRDDLHSNRRQAFCSQTSKHITEEASASSTFFDELIPQNMAPWEIPITEDTDGLLSQALLLGELRSAVELCLKEERFADAIILAQAGGADLLKQTQECYWAKRKTRISSLLACVVQKNWKDMVCACSLENWKEALALLLTYCGPEKFPELCDMLGTRMEQEGGRVLTSEARLCYVCSGSVEQLVECWAKCHQASSPLALQDLMEKVMVLNRSLELLRGPDGVISGPATIYRVSQYANLLAAQGNLTTAMSYLPSDCTQPSVQQLRDRIFHAQGSGVLGQQCPTFPFPRVVVGATPHSKETSSYRLGFQPSHQVPISAPRSRIFTPQSSLVTPLTPSHPSPYQISQTQNISDYRAPGPQEAPPLPLCPGVRPALFEPPLLRQKAQVPNPMGFPGTWPLPGLPPPMATPDIRQPGSTSIAETTQLFPLLPVRLPGVSPTSFQYLAPPVNFPMTHPPGGPGTTCSSVLPTTGPSSAQQGPQDSLKNALMPRANLQRKELPGTFMPPAPITAPVVSLTPEPRGVLSSQPSVLVGGHAPPGAPGELSLQQLQQWPPEKVGRKELLPEHQSLKTSFEKLLQCCSLSATDLKTKRKLDNAAQRLECLYDKLCQGTLSCQIFLLNTIK from the exons ATGAAGCTAAAGGAACTAGAACGGCCAGCTGTCCAAGCGTGGAGCCCAGCCAGCCAGTACCCTGTGTATCTGGCCACAG GAACATCTGCCCAGCAGCTAGATGCCTCCTTTAGCACAAGTGGCACATTGGAAATCTTTGAGGTTGATTTCAGGGACCCTTCTTTGGACTTGAAGCACAAGGGAGTCCTTTCTGCCTCAAACAG GTTTTACAAGCTCATCTGGGGGAGCTTTGGCAGTGGGCTTCTGGAAGGGTCCGGGGTCATTGCAGGCGGCGGGGACAATGGCATGCTTACTCTATACAATGTGACCCACATCCTGTCTTCCGGGAAGGAGCCTGTGATTGCCCAGAGACAGAAGCACACAGGGGCTGTCAGAGCCCTTGACTTTAATCCTTTCCAG GGCAATCTCCTGGCCTCAGGGGCCAGTGATTCTGAAATATTCATCTGGGATTTGAATAACCTAAATGTGCCAATGACCCCAGGATGCAAGTTACAG CAGCCTCCAGAAGACATCAAGACAGTCGCTTGGAACCCACAAGTTCAACACATTCTGTCTTCTGCTCACCCCAGCGGCAAGGCAGTTGTGTGGGATCTCAGGAAGAATGAACCCATCATCAAAGTCAGCGATCATAGCAACAGG ATGCACAGTTCAGGGCTGGCTTGGCACCCAGACATAGCCACCCAGTTGGTGCTCTGTTCAGAAGATGATCGTTTCCCAGTGATTCAACTGTGGGATTTGCGCTTTGCCTCCTTGCCCCTGAAGGTGCTAGAGAGCCACAGCAG gGGGATCTTATCTGTGTCGTGGAGCCAGGCTGATGCTGAGCTGCTGCTCAGTAGTGCCAAGGACAACCAGATCTTGTGCTGGAACCTGGGGAGCAGTGAG GTAGTATATAAGCTCCCCACACAGAGCAGCTGGTGCTTTGATGTGCAGTGGTGCCCTCGGGACCCCCCAGTGTTCTCTGCTGCCTCCTTTGACGGCTGGATCAGTTTGTACTCTGTGATGGATAGGAGCTGGGAAGTCCAGCAGATGAGACATGATGACAAG ATTTATTCTTCCTTCAGCAAAGGCCAGCCTCTCCCACCATTGCAGGTACCAGAGCAAGTGTCCCAAGCATCACTGATACCTCTTCTAAAAAAACCCCCCAAATGGATGAGAAGGCCAGCAGGTGTTTCATTTGCT TTTGGGGGGAAGCTGGTTACCTTTGGCCTCCCCAACACCCCTGCCCATCAGGTGCCACAGCCTTGCCTCCGCCTTGTCTTCATCAGTCAAGTTACCACAGAATCTGAATTCCTGAGACGATCAGCTGAGCTGCAGGAGGCCCTGGGATCAGGAAATCTCCTGAATTATTGCCAAAACAAGATAGAGCAAACGTCACTGCAAAGTGAAAAAATGCTCTGGCGATTCTTGAAG GTGACCTTAGAGGAAGACTCCAGAATGAAATTTCTAAAACTATTAGGATACAGTAAAGATGAGCTTCAGAAGAAG GTGGCCGTGTGGTTGAAGAGTGACTTGGGGCTGGGTGAGAGCCCTCAGTCCAAGAGAGATGATCTCCACAGTAACAGACGGCAGGCCTTCTGCAGCCAG ACCTCCAAACATATCACAGAAGAAGCCTCTGCCTCCTCAACCTTCTTTGATGAACTGATCCCTCAGAATATGGCTCCATGGGAAATCCCCATCACAGAAG ACACTGATGGACTCCTGAGCCAGGCTCTCCTGCTTGGAGAACTGCGCTCTGCTGTGGAGCTGTGTCTGAAGGAAGAGCGCTTTGCTGATGCCATCATCCTGGCCCAGGCTGGGGGTGCAGATCTGCTAAAGCAAACACAGGAGTGCTACTGGGCCAAGAGGAAAACCAGAATCTCTTCG CTGCTAGCCTGTGTTGTACAGAAGAATTGGAAGGATATGGTGTGTGCCTGTAGCCTGGAGAACTGGAAAGAGGCACTGGCCTTGCTACTGACCTACTGTGGGCCAGAGAAATTTCCTGAGCTCTGTG ACATGCTGGGTACTCGCATGGAGCAGGAGGGTGGCAGAGTACTAACATCTGAAGCTAGACTCTGTTATGTGTGCTCAGGGAGTGTGGAGCAGCTAGTGGAGTGTTGGGCAAAATGCCACCAGGCTTCATCCCCCCTGGCTCTACAG GATTTGATGGAGAAGGTTATGGTCCTTAATAGGAGCTTGGAGCTACTGCGGGGTCCTGATGGGGTGATCTCAGGCCCTGCCACAATCTATAGGGTCAGTCAGTATGCCAATCTCCTGGCAGCCCAGGGCAACCTGACCACTGCCATGAGCTATCTACCCAGTGACTGTACTCAG CCATCAGTTCAGCAGCTGAGAGATCGGATTTTTCATGCCCAGGGTTCTGGTGTCTTGGGCCAACAGTGTCCTACTTTCCCTTTCCCTCGGGTGGTTGTGGGAGCTACCCCCCACTCTAAAGAAACATCATCTTACAGATTGGGATTCCAGCCTTCTCATCAG GTTCCAATTTCAGCTCCAAGGTCAAGGATTTTCACACCTCAGTCATCACTAGTGACACCCTTGACTCCTTCCCATCCTAGCCCTTATCAAATCTCCCAAACTCAGAATATAAGTGACTACAGGGCACCTGGGCCCCAGGAAGCCCCGCCTTTGCCCTTGTGCCCTGGTGTAAGGCCTG CTTTATTTGAGCCACCTCTGTTAAGGCAAAAAGCCCAAGTTCCTAACCCCATGGGTTTCCCTGGAACATGGCCTCTTCCTGGTCTACCTCCACCCATGGCAACTCCAGACATCAGACAGCCTGGCTCTACTTCTATAGCTGAGACTACCCAActattccctctgcttcctgtGAGACTACCAGGTGTCAGCCCTACAAGCTTCCAGTATCTAGCCCCACCTGTCAATTTCCCCATGACACATCCTCCAGGAGGGCCAGGTACTACATGCTCTAGCGTCCTCCCAACCACTGGCCCCTCGAGTGCTCAACAAG GACCTCAAGATTCCTTGAAAAATGCCCTAATGCCCAGGGCAAACCTCCAGAGGAAAGAG tTGCCAGGGACATTTATGCCCCCAGCACCGATTACTGCTCCAGTTGTGAGCCTCACCCCTGAGCCACGAGGGGTCCTTTCTTCACAGCCTTCTGTCCTTGTTGGGGGCCATGCTCCTCCGGGAGCACCAGGAGAACTCAGCCTGCAG CAACTTCAGCAGTGGCCTCCTgagaaggtgggaaggaaggagctGCTTCCAGAGCATCAGTCCCTGAAGACCAGCTTTGAGAAGCTTCTACAGTGCTGCTCCCTGTCTGCCACTGATTTA AAAACAAAACGGAAGCTGGATAATGCAGCCCAACGTCTAGAATGTCTATATGATAAGCTCTGCCAGGGCACA ctgTCTTGCCAGATTTTCTTACTGAACACTATCAAGTAA
- the SEC31B gene encoding protein transport protein Sec31B isoform X3 encodes MKLKELERPAVQAWSPASQYPVYLATGTSAQQLDASFSTSGTLEIFEVDFRDPSLDLKHKGVLSASNRFYKLIWGSFGSGLLEGSGVIAGGGDNGMLTLYNVTHILSSGKEPVIAQRQKHTGAVRALDFNPFQGNLLASGASDSEIFIWDLNNLNVPMTPGCKLQQPPEDIKTVAWNPQVQHILSSAHPSGKAVVWDLRKNEPIIKVSDHSNRMHSSGLAWHPDIATQLVLCSEDDRFPVIQLWDLRFASLPLKVLESHSRGILSVSWSQADAELLLSSAKDNQILCWNLGSSEVVYKLPTQSSWCFDVQWCPRDPPVFSAASFDGWISLYSVMDRSWEVQQMRHDDKVPEQVSQASLIPLLKKPPKWMRRPAGVSFAFGGKLVTFGLPNTPAHQVPQPCLRLVFISQVTTESEFLRRSAELQEALGSGNLLNYCQNKIEQTSLQSEKMLWRFLKVTLEEDSRMKFLKLLGYSKDELQKKVAVWLKSDLGLGESPQSKRDDLHSNRRQAFCSQTSKHITEEASASSTFFDELIPQNMAPWEIPITEDTDGLLSQALLLGELRSAVELCLKEERFADAIILAQAGGADLLKQTQECYWAKRKTRISSLLACVVQKNWKDMVCACSLENWKEALALLLTYCGPEKFPELCDMLGTRMEQEGGRVLTSEARLCYVCSGSVEQLVECWAKCHQASSPLALQDLMEKVMVLNRSLELLRGPDGVISGPATIYRVSQYANLLAAQGNLTTAMSYLPSDCTQPSVQQLRDRIFHAQGSGVLGQQCPTFPFPRVVVGATPHSKETSSYRLGFQPSHQVPISAPRSRIFTPQSSLVTPLTPSHPSPYQISQTQNISDYRAPGPQEAPPLPLCPGVRPALFEPPLLRQKAQVPNPMGFPGTWPLPGLPPPMATPDIRQPGSTSIAETTQLFPLLPVRLPGVSPTSFQYLAPPVNFPMTHPPGGPGTTCSSVLPTTGPSSAQQGPQDSLKNALMPRANLQRKELPGTFMPPAPITAPVVSLTPEPRGVLSSQPSVLVGGHAPPGAPGELSLQQLQQWPPEKVGRKELLPEHQSLKTSFEKLLQCCSLSATDLKTKRKLDNAAQRLECLYDKLCQGTLSPHVLAGLHEVARCVDAGNFEQGLAVHAQVVGCSSFSEVSSFMLVLKSVLTIAHKLHV; translated from the exons ATGAAGCTAAAGGAACTAGAACGGCCAGCTGTCCAAGCGTGGAGCCCAGCCAGCCAGTACCCTGTGTATCTGGCCACAG GAACATCTGCCCAGCAGCTAGATGCCTCCTTTAGCACAAGTGGCACATTGGAAATCTTTGAGGTTGATTTCAGGGACCCTTCTTTGGACTTGAAGCACAAGGGAGTCCTTTCTGCCTCAAACAG GTTTTACAAGCTCATCTGGGGGAGCTTTGGCAGTGGGCTTCTGGAAGGGTCCGGGGTCATTGCAGGCGGCGGGGACAATGGCATGCTTACTCTATACAATGTGACCCACATCCTGTCTTCCGGGAAGGAGCCTGTGATTGCCCAGAGACAGAAGCACACAGGGGCTGTCAGAGCCCTTGACTTTAATCCTTTCCAG GGCAATCTCCTGGCCTCAGGGGCCAGTGATTCTGAAATATTCATCTGGGATTTGAATAACCTAAATGTGCCAATGACCCCAGGATGCAAGTTACAG CAGCCTCCAGAAGACATCAAGACAGTCGCTTGGAACCCACAAGTTCAACACATTCTGTCTTCTGCTCACCCCAGCGGCAAGGCAGTTGTGTGGGATCTCAGGAAGAATGAACCCATCATCAAAGTCAGCGATCATAGCAACAGG ATGCACAGTTCAGGGCTGGCTTGGCACCCAGACATAGCCACCCAGTTGGTGCTCTGTTCAGAAGATGATCGTTTCCCAGTGATTCAACTGTGGGATTTGCGCTTTGCCTCCTTGCCCCTGAAGGTGCTAGAGAGCCACAGCAG gGGGATCTTATCTGTGTCGTGGAGCCAGGCTGATGCTGAGCTGCTGCTCAGTAGTGCCAAGGACAACCAGATCTTGTGCTGGAACCTGGGGAGCAGTGAG GTAGTATATAAGCTCCCCACACAGAGCAGCTGGTGCTTTGATGTGCAGTGGTGCCCTCGGGACCCCCCAGTGTTCTCTGCTGCCTCCTTTGACGGCTGGATCAGTTTGTACTCTGTGATGGATAGGAGCTGGGAAGTCCAGCAGATGAGACATGATGACAAG GTACCAGAGCAAGTGTCCCAAGCATCACTGATACCTCTTCTAAAAAAACCCCCCAAATGGATGAGAAGGCCAGCAGGTGTTTCATTTGCT TTTGGGGGGAAGCTGGTTACCTTTGGCCTCCCCAACACCCCTGCCCATCAGGTGCCACAGCCTTGCCTCCGCCTTGTCTTCATCAGTCAAGTTACCACAGAATCTGAATTCCTGAGACGATCAGCTGAGCTGCAGGAGGCCCTGGGATCAGGAAATCTCCTGAATTATTGCCAAAACAAGATAGAGCAAACGTCACTGCAAAGTGAAAAAATGCTCTGGCGATTCTTGAAG GTGACCTTAGAGGAAGACTCCAGAATGAAATTTCTAAAACTATTAGGATACAGTAAAGATGAGCTTCAGAAGAAG GTGGCCGTGTGGTTGAAGAGTGACTTGGGGCTGGGTGAGAGCCCTCAGTCCAAGAGAGATGATCTCCACAGTAACAGACGGCAGGCCTTCTGCAGCCAG ACCTCCAAACATATCACAGAAGAAGCCTCTGCCTCCTCAACCTTCTTTGATGAACTGATCCCTCAGAATATGGCTCCATGGGAAATCCCCATCACAGAAG ACACTGATGGACTCCTGAGCCAGGCTCTCCTGCTTGGAGAACTGCGCTCTGCTGTGGAGCTGTGTCTGAAGGAAGAGCGCTTTGCTGATGCCATCATCCTGGCCCAGGCTGGGGGTGCAGATCTGCTAAAGCAAACACAGGAGTGCTACTGGGCCAAGAGGAAAACCAGAATCTCTTCG CTGCTAGCCTGTGTTGTACAGAAGAATTGGAAGGATATGGTGTGTGCCTGTAGCCTGGAGAACTGGAAAGAGGCACTGGCCTTGCTACTGACCTACTGTGGGCCAGAGAAATTTCCTGAGCTCTGTG ACATGCTGGGTACTCGCATGGAGCAGGAGGGTGGCAGAGTACTAACATCTGAAGCTAGACTCTGTTATGTGTGCTCAGGGAGTGTGGAGCAGCTAGTGGAGTGTTGGGCAAAATGCCACCAGGCTTCATCCCCCCTGGCTCTACAG GATTTGATGGAGAAGGTTATGGTCCTTAATAGGAGCTTGGAGCTACTGCGGGGTCCTGATGGGGTGATCTCAGGCCCTGCCACAATCTATAGGGTCAGTCAGTATGCCAATCTCCTGGCAGCCCAGGGCAACCTGACCACTGCCATGAGCTATCTACCCAGTGACTGTACTCAG CCATCAGTTCAGCAGCTGAGAGATCGGATTTTTCATGCCCAGGGTTCTGGTGTCTTGGGCCAACAGTGTCCTACTTTCCCTTTCCCTCGGGTGGTTGTGGGAGCTACCCCCCACTCTAAAGAAACATCATCTTACAGATTGGGATTCCAGCCTTCTCATCAG GTTCCAATTTCAGCTCCAAGGTCAAGGATTTTCACACCTCAGTCATCACTAGTGACACCCTTGACTCCTTCCCATCCTAGCCCTTATCAAATCTCCCAAACTCAGAATATAAGTGACTACAGGGCACCTGGGCCCCAGGAAGCCCCGCCTTTGCCCTTGTGCCCTGGTGTAAGGCCTG CTTTATTTGAGCCACCTCTGTTAAGGCAAAAAGCCCAAGTTCCTAACCCCATGGGTTTCCCTGGAACATGGCCTCTTCCTGGTCTACCTCCACCCATGGCAACTCCAGACATCAGACAGCCTGGCTCTACTTCTATAGCTGAGACTACCCAActattccctctgcttcctgtGAGACTACCAGGTGTCAGCCCTACAAGCTTCCAGTATCTAGCCCCACCTGTCAATTTCCCCATGACACATCCTCCAGGAGGGCCAGGTACTACATGCTCTAGCGTCCTCCCAACCACTGGCCCCTCGAGTGCTCAACAAG GACCTCAAGATTCCTTGAAAAATGCCCTAATGCCCAGGGCAAACCTCCAGAGGAAAGAG tTGCCAGGGACATTTATGCCCCCAGCACCGATTACTGCTCCAGTTGTGAGCCTCACCCCTGAGCCACGAGGGGTCCTTTCTTCACAGCCTTCTGTCCTTGTTGGGGGCCATGCTCCTCCGGGAGCACCAGGAGAACTCAGCCTGCAG CAACTTCAGCAGTGGCCTCCTgagaaggtgggaaggaaggagctGCTTCCAGAGCATCAGTCCCTGAAGACCAGCTTTGAGAAGCTTCTACAGTGCTGCTCCCTGTCTGCCACTGATTTA AAAACAAAACGGAAGCTGGATAATGCAGCCCAACGTCTAGAATGTCTATATGATAAGCTCTGCCAGGGCACA CTCTCGCCTCATGTCCTGGCTGGGCTCCATGAGGTTGCCCGATGTGTGGACGCAGGAAACTTTGAGCAGGGCCTTGCGGTGCATGCCCAGGTGGTGGGCTGCAGCAGCTTCAGCGAGGTCTCCAGCTTCATGCTTGTCCTGAAGTCTGTCCTCACCATTGCTCATAAGTTGCACGTGTAA